In a genomic window of Gigantopelta aegis isolate Gae_Host chromosome 9, Gae_host_genome, whole genome shotgun sequence:
- the LOC121381481 gene encoding 5-hydroxytryptamine receptor 4-like gives MADLPPPPPPMSSATKSVYCVFIVMFSLVTLVGNTTVIVAVAKFRTLQKRTNAFIVSVACADIGVAVLAMPFRLYEEWNGGWDLGKWLCLIVNAFDGMFCTASMCNLYTLALERYLAVCRPFLHTKIRNWTTAVILALCWLVPTALWSTLLLTEWHVIGIEDMVACLSQGACPLVLNVPTALAVSVGTFWIPSALMILCYWRIFQTARRHARAIQDTTVTTAEHDRIKEFNKTAKAAKTLAIVVGCFFVFWLPFFVVVVVDVLTGYGLPIVLKIFVMWLGYINSMLNPFLYYAFNRQFKMAFKYLVLSFSGQQHEDLEST, from the coding sequence ATGGCTGACTTGCCTCCGCCACCGCCACCAATGTCGTCTGCTACTAAATCAGTTTACTGTGTGTTCATTGTCATGTTCTCTCTCGTCACTCTCGTCGGAAACACGACCGTCATTGTTGCAGTTGCAAAATTCCGTACTTTGCAAAAGCGCACCAATGCCTTCATCGTATCGGTGGCTTGTGCGGACATTGGCGTTGCAGTGTTGGCGATGCCCTTTCGTCTGTACGAAGAGTGGAACGGGGGATGGGATCTGGGGAAGTGGCTCTGTCTGATAGTGAACGCTTTTGATGGCATGTTCTGCACGGCGTCCATGTGCAATCTGTACACACTGGCGCTGGAACGCTATCTGGCCGTGTGTCGACCTTTCCTGCACACGAAGATACGCAACTGGACGACCGCTGTCATCCTGGCCCTCTGCTGGCTCGTTCCTACAGCGCTGTGGTCAACACTGCTGCTCACGGAGTGGCACGTGATCGGGATAGAAGACATGGTGGCGTGTCTGAGCCAAGGAGCCTGTCCATTGGTCCTGAATGTCCCAACAGCCTTGGCCGTGAGCGTCGGGACATTCTGGATACCCTCGGCCTTGATGATCCTGTGTTACTGGAGGATCTTCCAGACAGCTAGACGCCACGCCAGGGCGATACAGGACACCACCGTGACGACCGCGGAACATGATCGCATCAAGGAATTCAACAAAACGGCCAAGGCTGCCAAGACCCTCGCTATCGTCGTCGGCTGTTTCTTCGTTTTCTGGCtgccattttttgttgttgtcgttgtggACGTACTGACGGGATATGGACTGCcgatcgttttaaaaatatttgtcatgtGGTTGGGTTATATTAACTCCATGTTGAATCCATTCTTGTATTACGCCTTTAACCGACAGTTTAAAATGGCCTTTAAATACCTCGTGTTATCCTTCTCTGGGCAGCAACATGAAGACTTAGAGAGTACATAG